The Candidatus Thiothrix anitrata genome includes the window TTTGTAGGAAAACACCGATAATGACTCACCACAATCAGGCACATACCGACCCATTGGCGCAGTTGCGTGAAGCGATTGCGGCGCTGGATACGGTATTACCCATACAAGCACCGTTGCAGGATTTTGTGCATTTTAATCCCCTGATGCATTACGAACACCTGCCGTTCGAGCAGGCATTGCGGGCAGCCCATGCCGATAGCGGTTCACTCGGCTATTTGCCTGCCAGTGAATACCGGCGTTTTTTCCGTGCCGGGCGTATTACCCGTCATGATTTATTGACGGTGTTAGCGGAAGAGCCGGACAAATGGGCAGACCGGGAACTGTATGTCAGCGCACTGAGCAATGATGTTAAGGCAATCAGTTTCCAACAAATGCGCTGGCAAGTGGAAGAAAACCATGCATTAGAGCGTTTTCAAAGCGATGTAGCCTTTGAGCAGCGCGACAAACTGCTGGCAAACAGCGGGCAGACGGAAGCCGAGGCGATTCAGGCATTGTGGGAAACGTGTTTGCAAAAGCTGGAGCTGGATTACGCCTTGCCCCACCCCGAAACCATGTTCAATTTACCCTTGAGTGACCTTAACAGCGTGTGGGATCGCCTCAAGCAGCAAGAGCAATACGGGCAAACCATTGCCGATGCGGAAACGTTTATTCACGCCGAAAGCCGTCACCTGTTACACCAGTTGCTGGATGAAGTCGGCACACGGATTACTGTGCGTGGTTTGTTGTGCCAACTCGCTGACGTTGATGTACTGGAACAAATGCTGCCCTTGCTGGATCGCCATTTCGCCAGTTGGCTGGATCAGGGCATTGCAGCGATGAATCCCCAAGCAAACGGTTTTTACGCTTATTGGCGCGAAGCCACTCTACATGACATCACCCTATCGCTGCACGGGCTGGATAACTGGGCAGACCATATCGAATCCCTGCACCCTGACCCATTGGAAACCATTCACCAAGAATTGATGCGCTTGGGCATCGAAAAAGCGGATTGGGCGGGCTACCTGCGAACCTTGGCGTTGGAATTACCGGGTTGGTCGGGAATGTTCAACTGGCGAGCTAAAAACCCGCACTATTATGGGCTAACCACCCCCGTGAGTCTGGAAGATTACCTTGCGGTGCGGCTGGTGCTGGAACACCTGTACTGCCGCCATTTCACCAGTGAACACTGGCAGATCAATGCCAGTCTGCCCAATATTCGTGGTTACTTCCATCAGCATCAGGATGAGTTTTTCGTCCGTTATCACGCCTACAACAGCAATTTGCCTGAATACCTGCAACACATTGCCCAGCAATTCCTCAATACCGAGGAAGACGTGCAGCCACACGAATGGCACCAACTGGCGCACCAGATTCTTACTTGGAAACTTGCCCCGGAAACCATCCTGCCCATGGGAACGGACATTTACCGCAAGGCATGGCGGCTGTTCCACCTAGCGCAACACATGGCTCTGGATGCCAAGGCAGTGGCACAACTGGAACGGACGCGGATTGAACACATGCTGGCAATCCTCGAAGCACTCGATGACCCGCATACCAGTGGCTATTTGTGGTTACGCGCTTACGAACACCACTACCAAGAAGAAATATTCAGCGCGATTTTAAACAAGGAAACCGCGCCAGCACTGTCTGCCCCGCCCGCCGCGCAACTGATTTTCTGTATGGATGATCGTGAAGAAAGCGTTCGCCGCCATCTGGAAGAAATCGCCCCGGATATAGAAACCCTTGGCGCAGCCGGTGTCTTCGGCTTACCCAACAACTGGCATTCACTTGACGCACCGCGCCCGCTGAAACTGGCACAGCCGGTGGTCACTGCGGTTCACGAACTCCACGAAACGCCGACCGCAACCGCACAGCAACGCCTGCCCAACCATGTACGCCGCTTGCGTTTACTGAATTCACTCAAACACCTTAAAAATCACCGGATGCGCCACAGCATTTGGGGCACGGCATTAAGCCTGCCGCTACTAGTCCCGTTTGCCATCTTGGAAATGCTAGGGCGCAGTGTCATGCCCGCCACTTACCAACGCTTGCTGAGCAAGGTACAACGGCGTAGCAGCGTGCCATTGCAGACACGTGTGGCGTACACAGCGACACAAGTACTGGAATGCCCAAGCGGTGATCACAACCAAATCGGTTTCAGTGCCGATGAAAAAGTGGCAAAAGTAGCCGCTTTTCTCAAGCTGACCGGCTTTACCAGCGGTTTTTCCCCGTTGGTCGTACTGATGGCGCACCGCTCGCATCACCTGAATAACCCGCACATACTCGGCTACGGCTGTGGCGCGTGCAGCGGGCGTTTCGGGGGACCAAATGCCCGCGCCTTTGCAAGCATGGCTAATGAAGCGGTGGTAAGGGCGCAACTCGATGCCCAACACGGTATTCACATCCCTGCAAGCTGCTGGTTCATTGCCAGCGAACACGATACCAGCAGCGATGACATCGACTGGTTTGATACCGACCTGATT containing:
- a CDS encoding putative inorganic carbon transporter subunit DabA translates to MTHHNQAHTDPLAQLREAIAALDTVLPIQAPLQDFVHFNPLMHYEHLPFEQALRAAHADSGSLGYLPASEYRRFFRAGRITRHDLLTVLAEEPDKWADRELYVSALSNDVKAISFQQMRWQVEENHALERFQSDVAFEQRDKLLANSGQTEAEAIQALWETCLQKLELDYALPHPETMFNLPLSDLNSVWDRLKQQEQYGQTIADAETFIHAESRHLLHQLLDEVGTRITVRGLLCQLADVDVLEQMLPLLDRHFASWLDQGIAAMNPQANGFYAYWREATLHDITLSLHGLDNWADHIESLHPDPLETIHQELMRLGIEKADWAGYLRTLALELPGWSGMFNWRAKNPHYYGLTTPVSLEDYLAVRLVLEHLYCRHFTSEHWQINASLPNIRGYFHQHQDEFFVRYHAYNSNLPEYLQHIAQQFLNTEEDVQPHEWHQLAHQILTWKLAPETILPMGTDIYRKAWRLFHLAQHMALDAKAVAQLERTRIEHMLAILEALDDPHTSGYLWLRAYEHHYQEEIFSAILNKETAPALSAPPAAQLIFCMDDREESVRRHLEEIAPDIETLGAAGVFGLPNNWHSLDAPRPLKLAQPVVTAVHELHETPTATAQQRLPNHVRRLRLLNSLKHLKNHRMRHSIWGTALSLPLLVPFAILEMLGRSVMPATYQRLLSKVQRRSSVPLQTRVAYTATQVLECPSGDHNQIGFSADEKVAKVAAFLKLTGFTSGFSPLVVLMAHRSHHLNNPHILGYGCGACSGRFGGPNARAFASMANEAVVRAQLDAQHGIHIPASCWFIASEHDTSSDDIDWFDTDLIPASHQAVFQRVCAVTEQAAQHSAQERCRKFASANHRFSPQQAKHHVEGRAASPDQVRAELGHQGCAVAFIGRRELSKGIFWDRRSFLISYDPHNDPDGKLLEAQLQGNGVVGVGIQMDYYFSRMQNGYFGSGSKATHNLTGLFGVMEGGASDLRTGLAQQMVELHEPMRLLAIVEADIATLVAIYQRHDYLRLLLDNGWVLLAAKPPERQEIHLFQPGKGFVHWQGAVQPLPKVASSRDWYADHDRYLPPAAIQREVAHA